One region of Cyanobium sp. M30B3 genomic DNA includes:
- a CDS encoding homoserine dehydrogenase translates to MTIGIGLLGLGTVGAGVAEILATPQGRHPLVARLALRRVAVRDLNRARPVQLDPALLCTDPEAVVDDPAVDIVVEVMGGLEPARSLILRAIAAGKPVVTANKAVIARYGEEIAAAAAARGVYVLLEAAVGGGIPIIEPLKQSLGANRIERVSGIINGTTNYILSRMATEGADYGAVLADAQRLGYAEADPAADVQGGDAADKIAILTGLAYGGSVPREAIPTEGIDQLDARDVAYADKLGFVVKLLAVSQRIDRPEPAGDDSAGDDSQWLDVRVHPTLVPRSHPLAGVNGVNNAILVEGEPVGQVMFFGPGAGAGPTASAVVADILNIAGIREACHQLEGAGLDPLLAAGSWRQCRLVDGAETTHRNYVRLRTSDQAGVIGQIGSCFGEAGVSIQSIVQFEADSEAAEIVVITHEVLEADFRRALAAIEALPAVNGVAACLRTL, encoded by the coding sequence ATGACCATCGGCATCGGCTTGCTCGGCCTCGGCACGGTGGGCGCGGGCGTGGCCGAGATCCTGGCCACCCCCCAGGGGCGCCATCCGCTGGTGGCCAGGCTGGCCCTGCGCCGGGTGGCCGTGCGCGACCTCAACCGGGCCCGCCCCGTGCAGCTCGACCCGGCGCTGCTCTGCACCGACCCCGAGGCGGTGGTCGACGACCCGGCGGTGGACATTGTGGTGGAGGTGATGGGCGGCCTGGAGCCGGCCCGCTCGTTGATCCTGCGGGCCATCGCCGCCGGCAAGCCGGTGGTCACGGCCAACAAGGCGGTGATCGCCCGCTACGGCGAGGAGATCGCCGCCGCCGCCGCGGCGCGGGGGGTGTACGTGCTGCTGGAGGCTGCCGTGGGTGGCGGCATCCCGATCATCGAGCCACTCAAGCAGTCGCTCGGGGCCAACCGCATCGAGCGGGTGAGCGGCATCATCAACGGCACCACCAACTACATCCTCAGCCGCATGGCGACCGAAGGTGCCGACTACGGCGCCGTGCTGGCCGATGCCCAGCGGCTCGGCTACGCCGAGGCCGACCCGGCCGCCGACGTGCAGGGCGGCGACGCCGCCGACAAGATCGCCATCCTCACCGGCCTGGCCTACGGCGGCTCGGTGCCCCGCGAGGCCATCCCCACCGAGGGGATCGACCAGCTCGACGCCCGCGATGTGGCCTACGCCGACAAGCTCGGCTTCGTGGTGAAGCTGCTGGCCGTGTCCCAGCGCATCGACCGGCCCGAGCCTGCTGGCGACGACAGCGCTGGCGATGACAGCCAGTGGCTGGACGTGCGCGTGCATCCCACCCTGGTGCCCCGCAGCCATCCCCTGGCCGGGGTGAACGGCGTGAACAACGCCATCCTGGTGGAGGGCGAGCCGGTGGGCCAGGTGATGTTCTTCGGGCCAGGGGCGGGCGCTGGCCCCACAGCCTCCGCCGTGGTGGCCGACATCCTCAACATCGCCGGCATCCGCGAGGCCTGCCACCAGCTGGAAGGGGCGGGCCTCGACCCCCTGCTGGCGGCGGGCAGCTGGCGCCAGTGCCGCCTGGTGGACGGGGCCGAGACCACCCACCGCAACTACGTGCGCCTGCGCACCAGCGACCAGGCCGGCGTGATCGGCCAGATCGGCTCCTGCTTCGGTGAGGCGGGGGTGTCGATCCAGTCGATCGTGCAGTTCGAGGCCGACAGCGAGGCGGCGGAGATCGTGGTGATCACCCACGAGGTGCTGGAGGCCGACTTCCGCCGCGCCCTGGCGGCGATCGAGGCCCTGCCCGCGGTGAACGGCGTGGCCGCCTGCCTGCGCACCCTCTGA